In a genomic window of Procambarus clarkii isolate CNS0578487 chromosome 12, FALCON_Pclarkii_2.0, whole genome shotgun sequence:
- the LOC123759861 gene encoding uncharacterized protein has translation MVCVVVVVGSAVNAAVLVHWVTSRPSHQSPAVALQVTDLFLCILAAPLRYAHAPPIPSPEASNISVMETAIPSTNLTLETPNLLSQQGHDIGLDIPIFSANISLGSPLPEAITRLNNPTPDNSISMAVDANANLSNPIFAVNTILTDIMLNTITETLAEDAPEAITGGGRLAHAAVVCVCLASLHVVVVVAIHRVALLLRCSSTMPLAPRLASPVLVLTVAVVGAASLVGGLHATGNFTRSLPLLGVAQLPPEGSRPPALVVGFLSYVVGLCGITSLCYIVIIAALVHQGRGREVPVPTVVHQPSCNSLNNAVPSPSEAEIVTQGYAHERAVRACMTVVSVLVTLVVCWAVPVTLSLYALVNDASMTPALNYSDALLLLSGLIHPFVYGEGWAAMSACVAGLRHGASTTAYRLGVTQRTRTRVRATDLQRGGGGTRGQGRCCCCWPCTSHPPPPHTQPLSQTACTFVNSFPLKCALPLPDIEQ, from the coding sequence atggtgtgtgtggtggtagtggtcggcaGCGCCGTCAATGCAGCAGTCTTGGTGCACTGGGTCACCTCCCGCCCCTCTCACCAGTCTCCAGCAGTTGCTCTGCAAGTTACCGACCTCTTCCTGTGTATTCTCGCCGCCCCTCTCAGGTACGCCCACGCACCGCCTATTCCTTCCCCTGAAGCCTCCAATATCAGCGTCATGGAAACGGCCATTCCCTCGACCAACTTGACACTGGAAACACCAAACTTATTGTCTCAACAAGGACATGATATTGGTTTGGACATTCCAATATTTAGTGCTAATATCAGCTTGGGCAGCCCCTTGCCTGAAGCCATCACCAGACTGAACAACCCTACACCTGACAACAGCATCAGCATGGCGGTCGACGCTAATGCTAACCTGAGTAACCCTATATTTGCCGTCAACACCATTCTCACCGACATTATGCTGAATACCATCACCGAAACATTAGCGGAAGATGCGCCTGAAGCCATTACAGGTGGCGGCAGGCTGGCCCACgcggctgtggtgtgtgtgtgtctggcgtcactacacgtggtggtggtggtggccatacaCCGCGTTGCACTGCTTCTGCGGTGCTCCTCCACCATGCCCCTCGCCCCCAGGCTAGCGTCACCAGtactggtgttgacagtggcgGTTGTTGGTGCAGCATCACTGGTGGGAGGGCTGCATGCCACAGGTAACTTCACAAGAAGCCTGCCACTGCTGGGTGTGGCCCAGCTACCTCCAGAGGGATCGCGTCCTCCAGCCCTGGTGGTGGGCTTCCTGTCCTACGTGGTGGGTTTATGTGGCATCACTTCCCTCTGTTATATTGTGATTATTGCTGCTCTCGTGCatcaggggagagggagggaggtgccaGTCCCGACCGTGGTCCACCAGCCCTCCTGCAACAGTCTCAACAATGCAGTTCCTTCGCCATCCGAGGCTGAGATAGTGACGCAAGGTTACGCACACGAGAGGGCGGTACGGGCATGTATGACGGTAGTGTCCGTGCTGGTGACATTGGTAGTATGCTGGGCCGTGCCTGTCACCCTGTCACTCTATGCCCTCGTGAATGATGCCTCCATGACGCCCGCCCTTAATTACAGTGACGCCCTTCTTCTGCTCTCTGGTCTCATTCATCCATTCGTGTACGGAGAAGGCTGGGCGGCCATGTCGGCGTGCGTGGCGGGGCTGCGTCACGGGGCCTCTACTACAGCTTACCGACTGGGAGTAACACAACGAACAAGAACAAGGGTTCGAGCCACGGACCTCCAGCGGGGAGGTGGAGGCACGCGAGGGCAGgggaggtgctgctgctgctggccctgtacctcacaccctccaccacctcacactcaACCCTTATCCCAGACCGCCTGCACCTTCGTCAACAGCTTCCCACTCAAGTGCGCTCTCCCTCTACCAGACATTGAGCAGTGA